From one Catellatospora sp. IY07-71 genomic stretch:
- the hppD gene encoding 4-hydroxyphenylpyruvate dioxygenase — MTAVAHPAATHASPEQLTDPFPVKGVDHIAFLVGNAKQAAHYYSTAFGMTLVAYRGPEQGYRDYAEYVLTSGSARFVLRGAVHAAAPGADHHARHGDGVTDIALEVPDVDAAYAYAVKHGARGLQAPEDLTDEHGTVRIAAIATYGDTRHTLLDRSRYTGPFQPGFVSRDPIVDRSALVAAGAPKRLFQAVDHVVGNVELGRMDEWVEFYHRVMGFTNMAEFIGDDIATDYSALMSKVVANGTRKVKFPLNEPAIARKKSQIDEYLEFYGGPGAQHIALATNDILATVDAMRAAGVEFLNTPDSYYDDPELRARIGNVRAPIEELKKRRILVDRDEDGYLLQIFTKPVQDRPTVFFELIERHGSLGFGKGNFKALFEAIEREQDTRGNL; from the coding sequence ATGACCGCAGTAGCGCACCCGGCCGCCACCCACGCGAGCCCGGAACAGCTGACCGACCCGTTCCCCGTGAAGGGTGTCGACCACATCGCCTTCCTGGTGGGCAACGCGAAGCAGGCGGCGCACTACTACTCCACCGCGTTCGGCATGACGCTAGTGGCGTATCGCGGCCCCGAGCAGGGCTATCGCGACTACGCCGAGTACGTGCTGACCTCCGGCTCGGCGCGGTTCGTGCTGCGCGGCGCGGTGCACGCGGCCGCGCCCGGCGCCGACCACCACGCCCGCCACGGCGACGGCGTCACCGACATCGCCCTCGAGGTGCCCGACGTGGACGCCGCGTACGCGTACGCGGTCAAGCACGGCGCCCGCGGCCTGCAGGCGCCCGAGGACCTGACCGACGAGCACGGCACCGTGCGGATCGCGGCGATCGCCACCTACGGCGACACCCGGCACACGCTGCTCGACCGCTCCCGCTACACCGGCCCGTTCCAGCCCGGCTTCGTCAGCCGCGACCCGATCGTGGACCGCTCCGCGCTGGTCGCCGCGGGCGCGCCGAAGCGCCTGTTCCAGGCCGTCGACCACGTGGTCGGCAACGTCGAGCTCGGCCGGATGGACGAGTGGGTGGAGTTCTACCACCGCGTCATGGGCTTCACGAACATGGCCGAGTTCATCGGCGACGACATCGCCACCGACTACTCGGCCCTGATGAGCAAGGTCGTCGCCAACGGCACCCGCAAGGTGAAGTTCCCGCTGAACGAGCCGGCCATCGCCCGGAAGAAGTCGCAGATCGACGAGTACCTGGAGTTCTACGGCGGCCCCGGCGCGCAGCACATCGCGCTGGCCACCAACGACATCCTGGCCACCGTCGACGCGATGCGCGCCGCCGGCGTCGAGTTCCTCAACACCCCGGACTCGTACTACGACGACCCGGAGCTGCGCGCCCGCATCGGCAACGTGCGCGCCCCCATCGAGGAGCTGAAGAAGCGCCGCATCCTGGTCGACCGCGACGAGGACGGCTACCTGCTGCAGATCTTCACCAAGCCGGTGCAGGACCGCCCGACGGTGTTCTTCGAGCTGATCGAGCGCCACGGCTCGCTCGGCTTCGGCAAGGGCAACTTCAAGGCCCTGTTCGAGGCCATCGAGCGCGAGCAGGACACCCGCGGCAACCTCTGA
- the hisC gene encoding histidinol-phosphate transaminase has protein sequence MGKRTLTRADLDALPNYVPGRSVPGAIKLASNEVPYGPLPGVVEAVAEAAANVHRYPDMGVAQLRDRLADRLGVPAERVVTGCGSVALAEHLVRATCVPGDELLYSWRSFEAYPIIAHTTGATSVRVPNTAEHGHDLHAMAAAVTDRTRMILVCNPNNPTGSSVRKAELDEFLAAVPEDVLVVLDEAYLEFVTDPGVPNGVEVYGDRPNVAVLRTLSKAWGLAGLRVGYLVAHPEVAGAVRKVVTPFSTSLPAQAAALAALDAEAEMRRRCDLVIAERDRVQIALAKVLPGVPASQANFVWLPLGERAVPFAQHCEAEGVIVRPFAGEGVRVTIGTPEENDAFLHAADKFLG, from the coding sequence ATGGGCAAGCGGACCCTCACCAGGGCTGACCTCGACGCCCTGCCGAACTACGTGCCGGGCCGGTCCGTGCCCGGCGCGATCAAGCTGGCCAGCAACGAGGTGCCGTACGGCCCGCTGCCCGGCGTCGTCGAGGCGGTGGCCGAGGCCGCCGCCAACGTGCACCGCTACCCCGACATGGGGGTCGCGCAGCTGCGCGACCGGCTCGCCGACCGGCTGGGCGTGCCCGCCGAGCGGGTCGTCACCGGCTGCGGCTCCGTCGCGCTCGCCGAGCACCTGGTGCGCGCCACCTGCGTGCCCGGCGACGAGCTGCTCTACTCGTGGCGCTCGTTCGAGGCGTACCCGATCATCGCGCACACCACGGGCGCGACGTCGGTGCGCGTGCCGAACACCGCCGAGCACGGCCACGACCTGCACGCGATGGCCGCCGCGGTCACCGATCGCACCCGGATGATCCTGGTCTGCAACCCGAACAACCCGACCGGCAGCAGCGTACGCAAGGCCGAGCTGGACGAGTTCCTGGCCGCCGTGCCGGAGGACGTGCTGGTCGTGCTCGACGAGGCGTACCTGGAGTTCGTCACCGACCCCGGCGTGCCCAACGGCGTCGAGGTGTACGGCGACCGGCCCAACGTGGCCGTGCTGCGCACCCTGAGCAAGGCGTGGGGCCTGGCCGGCCTGCGCGTCGGCTACCTGGTGGCGCACCCCGAGGTGGCCGGTGCGGTGCGCAAGGTGGTCACCCCGTTCTCGACCAGCCTGCCCGCGCAGGCCGCGGCGCTGGCCGCGCTGGACGCCGAGGCGGAGATGCGCCGCCGCTGCGACCTGGTCATCGCCGAGCGCGACCGGGTGCAGATCGCGCTGGCGAAGGTGCTGCCGGGCGTGCCCGCCAGCCAGGCCAACTTCGTGTGGCTGCCGCTGGGCGAGCGCGCGGTGCCGTTCGCGCAGCACTGCGAGGCCGAGGGCGTCATCGTGCGGCCGTTCGCCGGTGAGGGCGTGCGCGTCACCATCGGCACGCCGGAGGAGAACGACGCGTTCCTGCACGCCGCGGACAAGTTCCTCGGCTGA
- a CDS encoding RDD family protein, whose product MTISPGWYKDPADPGTQRYWDGEGWLGAPLPADATPPDGPPAAPPPPPPPADPAPAEQPVHKVSGARDGATPPVLPAPHPPTGGPGAPTGTPGSRTLPPGWPYPVPQPPVRPHGMPLATPGARLVARIIDTVALVLLNVVVNGWFVYLFLRDYIPYTQAVTNKWLETGQLPLDIQRPAQMDALLFVIVLIALALWFAYEVPATAHTGQTLGKRMAKVKVVRAESLEPLGIGRAWRRWSPLAMPLLLLTCCGPFFVILQFADVIFLLIDRQQRMAWHDRSAGTFVVHPPEPVRTDKKGGM is encoded by the coding sequence ATGACGATCAGCCCAGGGTGGTACAAGGACCCCGCCGATCCCGGCACGCAGCGCTACTGGGACGGCGAGGGCTGGCTTGGCGCGCCCCTGCCCGCCGACGCCACCCCGCCGGACGGGCCCCCGGCCGCGCCCCCACCGCCTCCGCCGCCGGCTGACCCGGCCCCGGCCGAGCAGCCGGTGCACAAGGTCAGCGGGGCACGCGACGGGGCCACGCCGCCCGTGCTGCCCGCGCCGCACCCGCCGACCGGCGGCCCCGGCGCGCCGACCGGGACACCGGGCAGCCGTACGCTGCCCCCCGGCTGGCCGTATCCCGTGCCGCAGCCACCGGTGCGCCCGCACGGCATGCCGCTGGCCACGCCGGGCGCGCGCCTGGTCGCGCGGATCATCGACACGGTCGCCCTGGTGCTGCTCAACGTCGTCGTCAACGGCTGGTTCGTGTACCTCTTCCTGCGCGACTACATCCCGTACACGCAGGCGGTCACCAACAAGTGGCTGGAGACCGGCCAGCTGCCGCTGGACATCCAGCGGCCCGCGCAGATGGACGCGCTGCTGTTCGTGATCGTCCTGATCGCGCTGGCGCTGTGGTTCGCGTACGAGGTCCCGGCGACCGCCCACACCGGGCAGACGCTCGGCAAGCGGATGGCGAAGGTCAAGGTGGTCCGCGCGGAGAGCCTGGAGCCGCTCGGCATCGGGCGGGCCTGGCGCCGGTGGAGCCCGCTGGCCATGCCGCTGCTGCTGCTCACCTGCTGTGGACCGTTTTTCGTGATCCTGCAGTTCGCCGACGTCATATTTCTCCTGATCGACCGCCAGCAGCGCATGGCCTGGCATGACCGGTCCGCGGGCACCTTCGTGGTGCACCCGCCGGAGCCGGTCCGGACCGACAAGAAAGGTGGCATGTGA
- a CDS encoding RDD family protein has protein sequence MTSPSPSPFPPPAPQPGAPGAPATPWSTQPAGWVPPPPPPGAYQPLALPLAPNGLPLASFGDRLLAFLLDALIASAISMVVTLPVTFIWMFSWISTIEESANSYDPYGNPAPPDFWALFGPMMIFFVVVFGFSLVFTYLYYVEYQLRKGGQTVGKKTMKIRVVMANPAEVLDRGALTKRWAVERVVGMFVPFFSYLDGFWQLWDKPLQQCLHDKAARTVVVKVG, from the coding sequence ATGACCTCCCCCTCCCCCTCGCCGTTCCCGCCGCCGGCGCCGCAGCCCGGCGCCCCGGGCGCGCCCGCCACGCCGTGGTCCACGCAGCCCGCGGGCTGGGTGCCGCCGCCCCCGCCGCCCGGCGCCTACCAGCCGCTCGCGCTGCCGCTGGCCCCGAACGGGCTGCCCCTGGCGAGCTTCGGCGACCGCCTGCTGGCGTTCCTGCTGGACGCCCTCATCGCGAGTGCGATCAGCATGGTCGTCACCCTGCCGGTGACCTTCATCTGGATGTTCAGCTGGATCTCCACCATCGAGGAGTCGGCCAACAGCTACGACCCCTACGGCAACCCCGCGCCGCCGGACTTCTGGGCGCTGTTCGGCCCGATGATGATCTTCTTCGTGGTGGTCTTCGGCTTCTCCCTGGTCTTCACGTACCTCTACTACGTGGAGTACCAGCTGCGTAAGGGCGGCCAGACCGTCGGCAAGAAGACCATGAAGATCCGCGTGGTGATGGCGAACCCGGCCGAGGTGCTGGACCGGGGCGCGCTGACCAAGCGCTGGGCCGTGGAGCGCGTGGTGGGCATGTTCGTGCCGTTCTTCAGCTACCTCGACGGCTTCTGGCAGCTGTGGGACAAACCGCTGCAACAGTGCCTGCATGACAAGGCCGCGCGGACCGTCGTGGTGAAGGTCGGTTAA